Proteins from one Oscillatoria nigro-viridis PCC 7112 genomic window:
- a CDS encoding calcium-binding protein, whose product MPPLDSLAPELLNNIVGNSNSLNTLNSLANDPGADSSSSSSTSSAFVNESGAGSTSSATATTPTETITSTQTAYTPGATSGSAEATAATGAPPTTNITTNIATPAPAPAPTPSNNENAIGTGGGDSSAIASNPTDNNNSNNSIALPNENTNNSNADTTPPPEMVAPENYPGALTISYDSNGEGYWLGTSDSDVIICGSRSDRIFAGSGNDIVTGNRGEDAIDGGDGNDTLRGGKGQDWLSGGNGDDFLCGDFGSDTLIGGSGADTFAFRPETESAAANPLLADRVVDFNPAEGDKIGLIGGLSVTDLTLVAFDTDGDGTADATLVKFSSNNGDRILAVVLGTVNAAGATTLSNADFISLPNDIL is encoded by the coding sequence ATGCCTCCATTAGATTCATTAGCTCCTGAGCTCTTAAATAATATTGTTGGAAACAGCAATAGTTTAAACACTTTGAATTCGTTGGCTAATGACCCTGGTGCTGACAGCAGCAGCAGTTCCAGCACATCTAGTGCCTTCGTAAATGAAAGTGGTGCCGGCAGTACCAGCAGCGCAACAGCTACTACTCCTACAGAAACCATTACCAGCACTCAGACAGCCTATACTCCGGGAGCTACTTCTGGCAGTGCAGAAGCAACCGCTGCTACAGGCGCTCCACCAACAACTAACATCACAACTAACATCGCAACACCAGCGCCCGCACCAGCGCCAACACCCTCAAATAATGAGAATGCGATCGGTACGGGTGGTGGTGACAGCAGCGCGATCGCTTCTAATCCCACAGATAACAATAACAGCAATAATTCGATCGCACTTCCCAATGAGAATACCAACAACAGCAATGCTGACACAACCCCGCCTCCAGAAATGGTCGCCCCAGAAAACTATCCTGGGGCATTAACTATCAGCTACGACAGCAACGGCGAGGGATATTGGCTCGGCACCAGCGACAGCGATGTGATTATTTGCGGTAGCAGGAGCGATCGAATTTTTGCAGGAAGCGGCAACGATATTGTCACAGGTAACAGAGGTGAGGATGCGATCGATGGAGGCGATGGAAACGACACTTTGCGGGGAGGAAAAGGTCAAGATTGGCTCAGTGGCGGCAACGGCGACGATTTTCTTTGCGGCGACTTCGGCAGCGATACATTGATTGGAGGTAGCGGCGCTGATACCTTTGCCTTTAGACCCGAAACAGAGAGTGCAGCAGCTAATCCATTGTTAGCAGATCGAGTCGTTGATTTCAATCCCGCTGAAGGCGATAAAATTGGGCTGATAGGGGGACTTTCGGTAACAGACTTGACACTCGTCGCGTTTGATACTGACGGTGACGGTACGGCAGACGCGACTCTGGTCAAGTTTAGTTCAAATAATGGCGATCGAATTTTAGCTGTTGTTTTGGGAACAGTCAACGCAGCGGGAGCAACAACTTTGAGCAATGCTGATTTTATTAGTTTGCCAAATGACATCTTGTAG
- a CDS encoding L-threonylcarbamoyladenylate synthase, whose amino-acid sequence MATIYEVHPVAPQKDRIEKITKALKDGAVMLYPTDTVYAIGCDLNSKSAVERVRQIKQLSNDKPLTFLCSSLSNIAEYAVVTDEAYRIIKRLIPGPYTFLLPATKLVPRLVMNPKRKTTGIRVPDQRLCFTLLESLGNPIISTSAHITTDDEGAAPVSAAKAESFGKAELFDCLSKLVDVIVDDGSDPGYQVSTILDLTESEPIVVRRGLGWEAATAWEN is encoded by the coding sequence ATGGCAACTATTTACGAAGTGCATCCAGTTGCACCGCAAAAAGACCGGATCGAGAAGATTACAAAAGCTCTGAAAGATGGGGCAGTGATGCTTTATCCGACAGATACAGTTTACGCGATCGGCTGCGATCTCAACTCCAAATCTGCCGTAGAACGAGTCAGGCAGATCAAGCAACTATCCAATGATAAGCCTTTAACGTTCCTGTGTTCTTCTCTGTCAAATATCGCAGAGTATGCTGTCGTCACTGATGAAGCATACAGAATTATCAAGCGATTAATTCCCGGGCCTTACACATTTTTGCTGCCAGCTACCAAATTAGTGCCGCGGTTGGTAATGAACCCAAAACGGAAAACTACGGGAATTCGCGTTCCCGACCAGCGGCTTTGTTTTACACTGTTGGAATCCTTGGGAAATCCGATTATTTCAACTTCCGCTCACATTACCACTGACGATGAAGGTGCAGCACCGGTGTCGGCAGCAAAAGCAGAAAGCTTTGGCAAAGCTGAACTTTTTGACTGTTTGTCAAAGTTAGTAGATGTCATTGTCGATGACGGTTCCGATCCGGGATATCAAGTTTCTACCATTCTCGATTTAACAGAAAGCGAACCGATTGTTGTTCGTCGCGGTTTGGGATGGGAAGCTGCCACCGCTTGGGAAAATTAA
- a CDS encoding peptidylprolyl isomerase, with protein MKDFYGPLIEASEIIELLRQQQQIKTFSQKVLQKKVIEKAARERGLTVTPEEIQAEGDQLRREKRLEKAADTIAWLVDQMISVEDLEAGICDRLLRQKLAEHLFSKEVEKTFFQNKLQFDQIILYQIVVANPQLAQELFYQIQEGEISFFDAAHLYDIDENRRHLCGCQGKVYRWGLKPDIAVAVFSAKPGEVIRPIETELGYHLFLVEKFLPAELTPERYQEILHNLFNEWLANEVNYLLYNTKV; from the coding sequence ATGAAGGACTTTTACGGGCCATTGATAGAAGCAAGTGAAATCATCGAACTACTCAGACAACAGCAGCAAATAAAGACATTTAGTCAAAAGGTTTTGCAGAAAAAAGTTATTGAGAAAGCCGCCCGGGAACGGGGGTTAACTGTGACTCCCGAAGAAATTCAAGCAGAGGGCGACCAACTCCGCCGCGAGAAGCGGTTGGAGAAAGCGGCGGATACGATTGCTTGGCTGGTCGATCAGATGATTTCCGTAGAAGATTTAGAGGCCGGAATTTGCGATCGGCTCCTCCGCCAAAAACTAGCAGAACACTTGTTTAGCAAAGAAGTAGAAAAAACCTTTTTTCAAAACAAATTGCAATTCGACCAAATAATTCTTTATCAAATAGTTGTTGCCAACCCCCAGCTTGCTCAGGAACTATTTTATCAAATTCAAGAAGGAGAAATCAGCTTTTTTGATGCCGCTCATCTTTACGATATTGACGAAAATCGCCGGCATTTATGCGGTTGCCAAGGCAAGGTTTATCGGTGGGGTTTAAAACCAGACATAGCCGTCGCCGTATTTAGCGCTAAACCCGGAGAAGTAATTCGTCCAATTGAAACAGAGCTAGGATATCACTTGTTCCTGGTTGAAAAGTTTCTCCCGGCGGAATTAACCCCTGAACGGTATCAAGAAATATTGCACAATCTGTTTAACGAATGGTTGGCTAACGAAGTAAACTATTTATTGTACAATACTAAAGTATAG
- a CDS encoding PhoX family protein yields MSKITRRQLLIFFGSSAATTVLAPQLTKTLFGINSISAEAVISPISFTPLRLPHPLPVYQELSSFMPTGLNGQGTVMAASQDTKLTSYSVVDDVVVPPEYERYVILRWGDRVFPDPADYFGYNNDYTGFVALRGSNDDGYLWVNHEYVSFPMSKVAPEAPSDVASFPATDRAVLGIDLSVKNRDSFGEFLYNLGGSIVRITKQANGRFGAIAGDPLNRRIHGLSGLGINSQRTDKYKDVTSWGTRQGDNNYLTGTGPAATQVFAQVNSDGLGNRIIGTAYNCSGGTTPWGTILSAEENFQGSELFFVGVQENIKPNGGQTGYAKGTTGEEFGLVGEKYGWMVEVDPQDPSFRPRKHTALGRFRHENVAIRAEAGRKLVVYMGDDRRGGHTWKFVSNGTVTNPADKTNSRLFEDGTLYVAQYNRNGTGKWLPLTINSQTNPVRPSKVAEAELASFGKAQRDGNTRLPKRTGIAGQTEDGGSFVVDTTNEATALPGYQNKTLANFYSSQGAVLVDAFLAANLIGGTPTARPEDLEVNPTTKEVFISYTDGAPGSDGYPDSRIFTVAKYTAGLNSTQQSGGIYKIIEDRPDGAGLNFRWQRFVQGGEAGAVAGAGFASVDNLVFDTQGNIWGVTDMSTGTHNGFDVGAAGKPTAIDHTKTGNVSDFTGVFGNNWLFYIPTSGPNAGSVVPFAHGPNRCEMTGPTFVGDTLVISVQHPGEDCPIDDGTVLRRQIEMLDLNGAVFNQNRSVSRGSLWPSNIENDRRRSPMPSVIGIRRVRSTPTGQFV; encoded by the coding sequence ATGTCTAAAATAACTCGCCGACAACTGTTAATTTTCTTCGGCAGCAGTGCAGCTACCACTGTGCTTGCCCCTCAACTAACTAAAACACTATTCGGTATCAATTCCATCTCGGCGGAAGCTGTGATAAGTCCGATATCTTTCACTCCGTTAAGACTTCCCCACCCGCTGCCAGTTTATCAAGAATTGTCTAGCTTCATGCCGACGGGCTTAAACGGACAGGGAACCGTAATGGCTGCCTCCCAGGATACTAAATTAACGAGTTACAGCGTTGTTGACGATGTGGTTGTGCCGCCGGAATACGAACGGTACGTGATTCTCCGCTGGGGCGATCGAGTTTTCCCCGATCCGGCAGACTATTTCGGCTACAACAACGACTACACCGGCTTTGTAGCCCTTCGCGGCAGCAATGACGACGGTTATCTCTGGGTTAACCACGAGTACGTATCCTTTCCGATGTCGAAAGTAGCGCCGGAAGCGCCGTCAGATGTGGCATCGTTCCCGGCGACCGATCGCGCCGTACTCGGTATAGACTTATCTGTAAAAAATCGCGACAGCTTCGGCGAATTCCTGTACAACCTCGGCGGTTCGATCGTCCGCATCACCAAACAAGCCAACGGACGCTTTGGGGCGATCGCCGGCGACCCCCTCAACCGCCGTATCCACGGACTTTCCGGCCTCGGAATCAACAGCCAGCGTACCGACAAATACAAAGATGTCACCTCCTGGGGAACCAGACAAGGCGACAATAACTATCTCACGGGCACGGGCCCGGCAGCTACCCAAGTCTTCGCCCAAGTCAACAGCGACGGACTCGGCAACCGCATCATCGGCACAGCCTACAACTGTTCCGGCGGCACAACCCCTTGGGGAACAATCCTCTCCGCCGAAGAAAATTTCCAAGGCAGCGAACTATTTTTCGTGGGAGTTCAGGAAAACATCAAACCCAACGGCGGCCAAACCGGCTACGCCAAGGGCACTACCGGCGAGGAATTCGGCTTAGTCGGCGAAAAATACGGCTGGATGGTAGAAGTCGATCCTCAAGATCCGAGTTTCCGCCCCCGCAAACACACGGCTTTAGGCCGTTTCCGCCACGAAAACGTCGCGATTCGCGCCGAAGCGGGACGCAAGTTAGTAGTGTACATGGGGGACGATCGGCGCGGCGGACACACCTGGAAATTTGTCAGTAACGGTACTGTCACCAATCCCGCAGATAAAACCAACAGCCGGTTATTTGAAGACGGCACTTTGTACGTCGCCCAATACAACCGCAACGGTACTGGAAAATGGCTGCCACTAACTATAAATAGCCAGACGAATCCGGTGCGTCCTTCTAAAGTTGCCGAGGCCGAATTGGCAAGTTTTGGCAAAGCTCAAAGAGATGGAAATACTCGCTTGCCGAAACGCACCGGAATTGCCGGTCAAACCGAGGACGGCGGTTCTTTTGTAGTAGACACAACTAATGAAGCAACAGCACTTCCGGGCTACCAAAATAAAACTCTGGCTAATTTCTACAGCAGCCAAGGTGCGGTTTTAGTTGATGCTTTCTTAGCTGCTAATTTGATTGGCGGTACTCCGACGGCGCGGCCGGAAGATTTGGAAGTTAATCCTACTACTAAGGAAGTTTTCATTTCCTATACAGACGGCGCACCGGGAAGCGATGGCTATCCAGATTCTCGCATTTTTACTGTTGCTAAATACACTGCCGGACTCAATAGCACCCAGCAGTCGGGAGGAATTTACAAAATAATTGAAGATCGTCCCGACGGTGCTGGTTTGAATTTCCGCTGGCAGCGTTTTGTTCAAGGTGGAGAAGCTGGTGCAGTAGCTGGGGCGGGATTTGCTAGTGTTGACAATTTGGTTTTTGACACTCAAGGCAATATTTGGGGTGTCACTGATATGTCTACGGGCACGCACAACGGTTTTGATGTCGGTGCTGCTGGGAAACCTACTGCGATCGACCACACGAAAACTGGAAATGTCTCGGATTTTACGGGTGTTTTCGGCAACAATTGGCTGTTTTACATTCCGACATCCGGGCCGAATGCGGGAAGTGTAGTTCCGTTTGCTCACGGCCCGAACCGCTGCGAAATGACGGGGCCGACTTTTGTGGGAGATACGCTGGTGATTTCGGTGCAGCATCCGGGGGAAGATTGCCCGATCGATGATGGTACTGTGTTGCGCCGACAAATTGAAATGTTGGATTTGAACGGTGCTGTTTTTAATCAGAATCGCAGTGTGTCTCGCGGCAGTTTGTGGCCGAGCAATATTGAGAACGATCGCAGGCGATCGCCGATGCCGTCGGTGATTGGAATTCGTCGGGTGCGATCGACTCCAACTGGTCAGTTTGTTTAA
- a CDS encoding DUF427 domain-containing protein, with product MPKAIWNGAVLAESDKCEIVENNYYFPPDAIKREFFKDSSTHTTCGWKGVASYYSVEVDGQVNKDAAWYYPTPKDAAKNIAGYIAFWKGVKVEA from the coding sequence ATGCCGAAAGCAATTTGGAATGGTGCCGTTTTGGCCGAGAGCGACAAGTGCGAAATCGTAGAAAACAACTATTATTTCCCCCCGGATGCCATCAAACGCGAGTTTTTCAAGGACAGCAGCACTCACACTACTTGCGGTTGGAAAGGTGTCGCTAGTTACTACAGTGTCGAAGTGGACGGACAAGTTAATAAAGATGCTGCTTGGTACTATCCTACTCCCAAAGATGCTGCTAAAAATATTGCGGGATATATTGCTTTTTGGAAAGGAGTTAAGGTAGAGGCTTAG
- the larC gene encoding nickel pincer cofactor biosynthesis protein LarC, whose protein sequence is MNKIAYFDCPTGIAGDMCIGALLHAGVPLDYLIEKLNLLGISTEYQLRTELVHRNTQQATKFYVDLAADLWLKPENSATQLDPSETESPTFDARHHHHHGEEHSHSHGEADAEINHTHHRHLPEIKQIIVSAKLPPRVEAWSLAVFGKLAEAEGAVHGISASEVHFHEVGATDAIIDIVGTCLGLDWLDIDEFYFSAMPTGGGTVKAAHGKLAVPTPAVMRLWETHRVPVYSNGIDRELCTPTGTAIACTLAAGFGPPPPMQIQAIGLGAGSRMLAIPNILRLWIGEKSEGERGRVGEWESGRKTATNSPFPMPDAQCPMPNSIETITVLETQIDDLSPQAIGYVFDALFAAGALDVFTAPIVMKKSRLGVLLTAICHPEFEDACEAVIFRETTTLGIRRSTQQRTILHREIQTVQTEYGEVKIKVAKSGQTIVNVQPEYEDCAEIARLKNISWREVHRLALHSWYDRP, encoded by the coding sequence ATGAATAAAATAGCTTATTTTGACTGTCCCACCGGCATTGCTGGCGATATGTGCATCGGAGCTCTCCTCCACGCCGGCGTTCCTTTAGACTACCTAATCGAAAAACTCAATTTGCTCGGCATTTCGACAGAGTACCAGTTGCGGACGGAATTAGTCCACCGGAATACTCAACAAGCAACTAAATTTTATGTAGATTTAGCTGCGGATTTGTGGTTAAAACCAGAAAATTCCGCTACACAACTCGATCCCTCGGAAACGGAATCCCCGACTTTTGACGCCCGCCACCACCACCATCACGGGGAAGAACATTCTCACAGTCACGGCGAAGCAGATGCCGAAATTAACCACACTCATCACCGCCATTTGCCAGAAATCAAGCAGATTATCGTCTCTGCAAAATTGCCTCCGCGCGTGGAAGCCTGGAGTTTGGCCGTATTTGGCAAATTAGCAGAGGCAGAAGGTGCCGTACACGGTATCTCCGCAAGCGAGGTTCACTTTCACGAGGTGGGGGCGACGGATGCAATTATTGATATTGTCGGTACTTGTTTGGGTTTGGATTGGTTGGATATTGACGAATTTTACTTTTCGGCGATGCCGACTGGTGGCGGTACGGTGAAGGCGGCCCACGGTAAGTTAGCGGTGCCGACGCCGGCGGTGATGCGGTTGTGGGAAACGCACCGAGTGCCGGTTTACAGCAACGGGATCGATCGCGAATTGTGCACTCCTACGGGAACTGCGATCGCCTGTACTCTCGCCGCTGGTTTCGGCCCGCCACCGCCGATGCAAATTCAGGCGATCGGTTTGGGTGCAGGTTCTCGAATGCTGGCAATTCCTAATATTTTGCGCCTCTGGATTGGGGAGAAGTCAGAAGGGGAGAGGGGGAGAGTGGGAGAGTGGGAGAGTGGGAGAAAGACGGCTACTAATTCCCCATTCCCGATGCCCGATGCCCAATGCCCAATGCCCAATTCCATAGAAACTATTACGGTACTGGAAACGCAAATTGATGATTTGAGTCCGCAGGCGATCGGCTATGTTTTTGATGCTTTGTTTGCCGCCGGAGCTCTGGATGTTTTTACTGCGCCAATTGTGATGAAAAAGTCGCGGCTGGGGGTTTTGTTAACTGCGATTTGTCATCCCGAATTTGAGGATGCTTGCGAAGCAGTTATCTTTCGCGAGACAACTACTTTGGGAATTAGGCGATCGACTCAACAGAGAACTATTTTGCACCGGGAAATCCAGACTGTTCAAACAGAATACGGCGAAGTCAAGATCAAAGTTGCGAAGTCTGGACAAACGATTGTTAATGTACAGCCGGAATACGAAGATTGCGCGGAAATTGCCCGACTTAAAAATATTAGCTGGCGGGAAGTTCACCGCTTGGCGCTGCACAGTTGGTACGATCGCCCTTAA
- a CDS encoding Uma2 family endonuclease has protein sequence MVALPDRPSMSAEEYLAWEPTQEERYEYWDGEVVAIGGETRNHNRITINFFKLLDDRLNLPYEIYIIDVKVQVQPGKNYFYPDVVVTCDEHDNDPQLVQFPALIIEVLSPSTEAADRGIKFAKYRQFSTLQEYVLVQVEQPGVEIFRRNQQGQWVLSEYGLGDSLQLESVNLEIAIADLYRQVQFSE, from the coding sequence ATGGTTGCCTTACCCGATCGCCCATCGATGAGTGCAGAAGAATACCTGGCTTGGGAACCCACCCAAGAGGAACGCTACGAGTATTGGGATGGCGAAGTAGTCGCCATAGGAGGCGAAACCCGCAATCACAATCGAATTACCATAAACTTTTTCAAGCTATTAGACGATCGCCTTAATCTCCCCTACGAAATTTACATTATAGATGTAAAAGTTCAAGTGCAACCAGGAAAAAACTATTTTTATCCTGATGTTGTAGTAACTTGCGACGAGCATGATAACGATCCGCAATTAGTGCAATTTCCTGCCTTAATTATCGAAGTTTTATCGCCTTCCACAGAAGCAGCAGATCGCGGCATTAAATTTGCTAAATACCGCCAATTTTCAACACTGCAAGAGTATGTCTTGGTGCAAGTTGAACAGCCCGGAGTAGAGATATTTCGGCGCAATCAACAGGGGCAATGGGTTCTCTCCGAGTATGGTTTGGGCGATTCCTTGCAACTTGAATCGGTGAATCTAGAAATTGCGATCGCCGATTTATATCGCCAAGTACAATTTTCTGAATAA
- the recQ gene encoding DNA helicase RecQ → MSASNPPISSVPLSLEQALKHFFGYDSFRPGQQEIVEAALQKRDMMIVMPTGGGKSLCFQLPALLKPGLTVVVSPLIALMQDQVEALQDNGIGATFLNSTLSTQETRSRETAILEGKIKLLYVAPERLLGERFLPFLDIVANKLGISAFAIDEAHCVSEWGHDFRPEYRQMQRVRDRYPDIPIMALTATATERVRQDIIQQLTLRNPYIHVASFNRPNLYYEVRPKTKHSFAEVLQIIQKKGGSGIIYCLSRKKVEEVAYKLQQSGIAALPYHAGMNDVDRATNQTRFIRDDVQVMVATIAFGMGINKPDVRFVIHYDLPKNLEGYYQESGRAGRDNEPAHCSLFFGYGDVKMIDYIIEQKPDPQEQRIARQQLRRVINYAESTDCRRTIQLSYFGDSFPGNCGTCDNCCNQKPVEDWTIEAMKFLSCVARCQEKFGMNHIIDVLRGSKNQKILQYQHHKLSTYGIGKDRSAEDWKKLSRSLLNQGFLDEKTDGFPILKLNEKSWEIMKRQRTVEIAIEPQREVQGKVRSLAVEVEALFTILRTLRKQIADEQFVPPYVVFADKSLRDMAEKRPQNLREFEEVYGVGSNKRDKYGKVFLEAIRSFCQEQGLPTGGASSDVANLPNLSNVASYSQMQTWELYRQGLTVQGIANARGMSPNTISGHLIELMEMGREVDINLLVESERQQAIVYAIEVMGDEKLRAIYEFLEERYTFEEIKFVRAWWRQNYVGF, encoded by the coding sequence ATGTCAGCGTCTAATCCGCCAATATCTTCTGTGCCGCTGTCCCTGGAACAAGCACTCAAACATTTTTTTGGCTATGACTCTTTCCGCCCGGGGCAGCAGGAAATTGTCGAAGCTGCTTTACAAAAACGGGATATGATGATAGTCATGCCGACGGGCGGTGGCAAGTCTTTGTGTTTTCAATTACCGGCACTGTTGAAACCGGGATTGACTGTGGTTGTTTCGCCGTTAATTGCTTTGATGCAAGACCAGGTGGAAGCTTTGCAGGATAATGGAATTGGGGCGACTTTTCTCAACAGCACTTTGAGCACTCAGGAAACCCGATCGCGCGAAACTGCGATTCTCGAAGGTAAGATTAAATTGCTTTATGTTGCACCCGAACGCTTGCTCGGTGAGAGATTTTTACCATTTTTAGATATAGTAGCAAATAAGTTAGGAATTTCGGCATTTGCGATCGACGAAGCCCACTGCGTTTCGGAATGGGGACACGACTTTCGACCAGAATACAGGCAAATGCAGCGAGTGCGCGATCGATATCCCGACATTCCCATTATGGCACTAACCGCCACCGCCACCGAGCGCGTCCGCCAAGACATCATCCAGCAGCTAACTCTGCGAAATCCCTACATCCACGTCGCCAGCTTCAACCGCCCCAATTTATACTACGAAGTTCGCCCCAAAACCAAACACAGTTTTGCCGAAGTTTTGCAAATTATCCAAAAAAAAGGCGGTTCGGGAATAATCTACTGTCTCAGCCGCAAAAAAGTTGAAGAAGTAGCTTACAAATTGCAGCAAAGTGGCATCGCAGCTTTACCATACCATGCCGGCATGAACGATGTCGATCGCGCCACCAATCAAACCCGCTTCATTCGCGACGACGTGCAAGTAATGGTAGCCACAATAGCCTTCGGTATGGGCATCAACAAACCCGACGTGCGGTTTGTAATTCACTACGACTTACCCAAGAATCTCGAAGGATACTATCAAGAATCCGGCCGCGCAGGCCGAGACAACGAACCCGCCCATTGCAGCTTATTTTTCGGCTACGGCGATGTCAAAATGATCGACTACATCATCGAGCAAAAACCCGATCCGCAAGAACAGCGAATTGCCCGCCAACAGTTGCGTCGAGTAATCAACTATGCAGAATCCACCGATTGCCGCCGCACAATCCAGTTAAGTTATTTTGGCGATTCATTCCCCGGAAACTGCGGTACTTGCGATAACTGTTGCAACCAAAAACCAGTAGAAGATTGGACGATTGAGGCAATGAAATTTCTTTCTTGCGTCGCCCGATGCCAAGAAAAATTCGGCATGAATCACATTATTGACGTGCTGCGCGGTTCAAAAAATCAAAAAATATTGCAATACCAGCACCACAAACTTTCTACTTACGGAATTGGCAAAGATAGAAGTGCCGAAGATTGGAAAAAATTGAGTCGTTCGCTGTTAAATCAAGGTTTTTTAGACGAAAAAACAGACGGCTTTCCCATTTTGAAACTGAATGAAAAAAGTTGGGAAATTATGAAACGTCAGCGCACCGTTGAAATCGCCATTGAACCCCAGCGGGAAGTACAAGGAAAAGTTCGGTCTTTGGCAGTAGAAGTAGAAGCTTTATTTACCATACTGCGGACGCTACGCAAACAAATTGCCGACGAACAATTTGTGCCACCTTACGTAGTTTTTGCCGATAAAAGCTTGCGAGATATGGCAGAAAAACGCCCGCAAAATCTCAGAGAATTCGAGGAAGTTTACGGGGTTGGTAGCAACAAGCGAGATAAGTACGGCAAGGTTTTCTTGGAGGCAATTCGCAGTTTTTGCCAAGAACAAGGATTGCCAACTGGTGGTGCATCTTCTGATGTCGCTAATCTTCCCAATCTTTCTAACGTTGCGTCTTATTCGCAGATGCAAACCTGGGAATTATACCGACAAGGTTTGACAGTTCAAGGAATAGCCAATGCGCGGGGTATGAGTCCTAATACTATTTCTGGGCATCTGATAGAATTGATGGAAATGGGCAGGGAAGTTGATATAAATTTGTTGGTTGAATCGGAACGCCAGCAGGCGATAGTGTACGCTATTGAAGTTATGGGAGATGAAAAACTGAGAGCCATTTATGAGTTTTTGGAAGAACGTTATACGTTTGAGGAGATTAAGTTTGTGCGCGCTTGGTGGCGGCAAAATTATGTCGGTTTTTAA